In one window of Pseudomonas chlororaphis subsp. chlororaphis DNA:
- a CDS encoding SfnB family sulfur acquisition oxidoreductase: MSNLADANVQSDLDVAPLLLPARVLLNDAEALQAAHELATVARQQAARRDQQRKLPWAEIEHFTRSGLGSIAIPHEYGGPQVSFVTLAEVFAIISAADPALGQIPQNQFGILNLILGSATERQKKQLFQSVLEGWRIGNAGPERGTKNTLELKARITADGDGYLLNGQKFYSTGALFAHWVAVKALNDDGKQVLAFVRRGTPGLRIVDDWSGFGQRTTASGTILLNNVRVDADLVVDNWRINESPNIQGAVSQLIQAAIDAGIARAAIDDAISFVRERSRPWVDANVERASDDLYVIADIGKLKIELHAAEALLRKAGQVLDQVNAAPISAESAARASIAVAEAKVLTTEISLLASEKLFELAGSRATLAEFNLDRHWRNARVHTLHDPVRWKYHAVGTYHLNGTLPARHSWI, encoded by the coding sequence ATGTCCAATCTGGCCGATGCAAATGTCCAGAGCGATCTGGATGTCGCCCCCCTGTTGTTGCCCGCACGGGTTCTGCTGAACGACGCAGAAGCCCTTCAAGCCGCCCATGAACTGGCCACCGTCGCCCGCCAGCAGGCGGCCCGGCGCGACCAGCAGCGCAAGCTGCCGTGGGCGGAAATCGAACACTTCACTCGCAGTGGCCTGGGCAGTATTGCCATCCCCCATGAGTACGGCGGCCCGCAGGTGTCTTTCGTGACCCTGGCCGAAGTCTTCGCGATCATTTCCGCGGCCGACCCGGCCCTGGGACAGATCCCGCAGAACCAGTTCGGCATTCTCAACCTGATCCTCGGCAGCGCCACCGAACGGCAGAAAAAGCAGCTGTTCCAGAGCGTGCTGGAAGGCTGGCGCATCGGAAACGCCGGCCCGGAACGCGGGACCAAAAACACCCTGGAACTCAAGGCGCGGATCACCGCCGACGGCGACGGTTACCTGCTCAATGGCCAGAAGTTCTATTCCACCGGCGCCCTGTTCGCCCACTGGGTGGCGGTCAAGGCGCTGAACGACGACGGCAAGCAAGTATTGGCCTTCGTCCGGCGCGGCACCCCAGGGCTGCGCATCGTCGACGACTGGTCGGGCTTTGGCCAGCGCACCACTGCCAGCGGCACCATTTTGCTCAACAACGTGCGAGTCGATGCCGACCTGGTGGTGGACAACTGGCGAATCAACGAGTCGCCGAATATCCAGGGCGCGGTCTCGCAGCTGATCCAGGCGGCCATCGACGCCGGCATCGCCCGCGCCGCCATCGACGACGCCATCAGCTTCGTGCGTGAACGCTCGCGGCCGTGGGTCGACGCCAACGTCGAACGGGCCAGCGACGACCTGTATGTAATCGCCGACATCGGCAAGCTGAAAATCGAACTGCACGCCGCCGAGGCCCTGCTGCGCAAGGCCGGCCAGGTGCTGGACCAGGTCAATGCCGCGCCGATCAGCGCCGAATCCGCCGCCCGCGCCTCGATCGCCGTGGCCGAGGCCAAGGTGCTGACCACCGAGATCTCCCTGCTGGCCAGCGAGAAACTCTTCGAGCTGGCCGGCAGCCGCGCCACCCTCGCCGAGTTCAACCTCGACCGGCACTGGCGCAACGCCCGGGTCCACACCCTGCACGATCCGGTGCGCTGGAAATACCACGCCGTCGGCACCTATCACCTGAACGGCACCCTGCCAGCTCGCCATTCCTGGATTTAA